The following coding sequences are from one Portunus trituberculatus isolate SZX2019 chromosome 6, ASM1759143v1, whole genome shotgun sequence window:
- the LOC123516892 gene encoding LOW QUALITY PROTEIN: uncharacterized protein LOC123516892 (The sequence of the model RefSeq protein was modified relative to this genomic sequence to represent the inferred CDS: inserted 2 bases in 1 codon; deleted 1 base in 1 codon) produces MPTTCRPKSSSIHKPIRRFTPPWTPPHTPTPKRSTSICYMSLADAFLTRLQQEAESRSKRRMEKEGVVVEVVAVQGCRQGFVQGYLARVYEQGQGTFSKAKTFAKQTIYECERSNQCKGSSSGDPTKTRANGCSAYISFLFEEGATVTACVVRRRLTHTGHDPNNREESRISRIDLKLRFLIETWLQAGLKVSEVMSEVAKWNKTQGYTDHHNRRYFPTRQDIQQIALTSRRLPKVMSGHPRQKPRKYDTLGKDNAVQVLKGEFREWCVFQQSRTTAGPSPRPLVVVVQNSGMRGAMDRLGGEFMCLRSNFEGLRQYGSAVYVVAVSDGGSGAGGALPAAYIVTSDDEPTTFLLAFRELLTHCPAAPRVVMVDQEIQGFAEVLATLLPDXLFLLPWVQVAQEVHRWLQASPAAGKENAGVRRMLLQCLQELRACDTKEAFVASVGQLEGRPGLEGFLAMLWADWLTHPTRWSDFGRAELCGGPAQAAVWERLFLRLHHQFLKGVHTRRTLPDLLKLLTDTITHRKNAVEGLLDMSALVEGSAVERATALVKQGWQQLVTWQGLWVAHVPCHTLLETSYRVNLITLECECPLLTLGGPCVHLCLVLSLAGVRQGASPQQERQRLARAALEQGDYLLEADCCVTFHSGTVCVTELESGTCTCVAAALDTVCVGALLVGLAKEAGHTLALPPIMPLGIKTEEDLAAPQLPVVIQTHTGLPRCLADTHGDLREDQGQDHSLSSKALLEKLYLWSTTKEFTDSEVLHRLLQAAHDTVWPAPLPPSPPAAPQPRQAVSCGSDRLRAVVRTVRRKRRRWERLGLPPPR; encoded by the exons ACACCCCCATGGACACCGccccacacccccacacccAAACGCTCCACCTCCATCTGCTACATGAGTCTCGCTGATGCCTTCCTGACGCGGCTACAGCAGGAGGCAGAGagcaggagtaagagaaggatggagaaggagggggtggtggtggaggtggtggcagtgcag gGATGTCGGCAGGGGTTCGTGCAGGGGTACCTCGCCAGGGTTTACGAACAGGGGCAGGGTACGTTCAGTAAAGCCAAGACCTTCGCTAAACAGACCATTTATGAGTGCGAGAGGAGTAATCAATGCAAAG gcagttCCAGTGGTGACCCTACAAAGACTCGTGCCAATGGGTGTTCAGCGTACATCTCCTTCTTGTTCGAGGAGGGTGCCACGGTCACCGCCTGTGTGGTGCGCCGCCGCCTCACACACACCGGCCATGACCCCAATAACag GGAGGAGTCAAGAATCAGCCGCATTGACCTTAAACTACGCTTCCTGATCGAGACATGGCTGCAGGCGGGACTCAAGGTCAGCGAGGTCATGTCAGAGGTTGCGAAATGGAACAAGACACAAGGGTACACTGACCACCACAACCGCCGCTATTTTCCGACCCGACAGGATATCCAGCAGATAGCATTGACCTCCCGCAGACTCCCCAAGGTCATGTCAGGTCACCCGCGCCAGAAACCAAGGAAATATGACACTCTGGGGAAAGATAATGCTGTACAGGTTCTCAAGGGTGAATTtcgtgagtggtgtgtgttccAGCAGTCACGCACCACGGCCGGTCCATCTCCCAGgcctctagtggtggtggtgcagaattCGGGCATGCGTGGGGCGATGGACAGGCTCGGTGGGGAGTTCATGTGTCTGCGGAGTAATTTTGAAG GGCTGCGTCAGTATGGCAGTGCGGTGTATGTGGTAGCGGtgagtgatggtggcagtggtgctggtggtgctctCCCGGCTGCTTACATAGTGACAAGTGATGATGAGCCCACCACCTTCCTCCTGGCTTTCCGAGAGCTACTCACCCACTGCCCTGCTGCCCcaag agtggtgatggtggaccaGGAGATACAAGGGTTCGCTGAGGTGTTGGCAACGCTGCTGCCtga actcttcctcctcccttgggTGCAGGTGGCCCAG GAGGTCCACCGGTGGCTGCAGGCGTCCCCAGCAGCAGGGAAGGAGAACGCTGGAGTGAGGAGGATGCTTCTTCAGTGCCTTCAGGAGCTGAGGGCCTGTGACACG AAGGAGGCGTTCGTGGCGTCGGTGGGGCAGCTGGAGGGGCGGCCGGGGCTGGAGGGGTTCCTGGCCATGCTGTGGGCGGACTGGCTGACTCACCCGACCCGCTGGAGTGACTTTGGCAGGGCAGAGCTGTGTGGTGGTCCGGCCCAGGCTGCTGTGTGGGAAAG GCTGTTCCTGAGGCTGCACCACCAGTTCCTGAAGGGCGTGCACACCAGGAGGACACTGCCAGACCTGCTCAAGCTCCTCACCGACACCATCACACACAGGAAGAA TGCGGTGGAGGGCTTGCTGGATATGTCGGCGTTGGTGGAGGGGTCGGCGGTGGAGCGTGCCACAGCACTGGTCAAGCAGGGGTGGCAGCAGCTGGTCACCTGGCAGGGATTGTGGGTGGCACACGTGCCCTGCCACACTCTGCTGGAGACGTCCTACCGTGTCAACCTGATCACCCTAGAGTGTGAGTGTCCCCTGCTTACTTTGGGGGGGCCCTGTGTGCACCTCTGCCTGGTGCTGTCCCTGGCAGGGGTAAGGCAGGGCGCCTCGCCACAGCAGGAGCGGCAGCGGCTGGCCCGGGCGGCGTTGGAGCAGGGGGACTACCTACTGGAGGCAGACTGCTGCGTCACCTTCCACAGCGGCACTGTGTGTGTCACTGAGTTGGAGTCTGGCACCTGCACATGTGTGGCGGCCGCCCTGGACACTGTTTGTGTGGGTGCCCTGCTGGTGGGGCTGGCCAAGGAAGCGGGGCACACCCTCGCCTTGCCTCCCATCATGCCGCTGGGAATCAAGACTGAGGAGGACCTGGCCGCCCCTCAGCTGCCCGTGGTCATCCAGACACATACCGGCCTGCCACGCTGCCTTGCAGACACTCACGGAGACCTGCGAGAGGACCAGGGCCAGgaccactccctctcctccaaggCACTGCTGGAGAAGCTGTACCTCTGGTCCACCACCAAGGAGTTCACAGACTCGGAGGTCCTGCACCGCCTACTGCAGGCTGCCCATGACACTGTGTGGCCTGCCCCGCTGCCGCCTTCACCTCCTGCCGCACCGCAGCCTAGACAGGCGGTGTCCTGTGGCAGTGACAGGCTGAGGGCTGTGGTGCGCACTgtgcggaggaagaggaggaggtgggagaggctgggactGCCGCCGCCCAGATGA